A genomic stretch from Amphiura filiformis unplaced genomic scaffold, Afil_fr2py scaffold_594, whole genome shotgun sequence includes:
- the LOC140145681 gene encoding uncharacterized protein: MSTPQQFKLPKRLESEFGRMALKNFRSLEFMERKLARFRNHLHFTMHCKHHGLYPPSLSLKTAVKGPHAQRIIQNTQHLLLNERIRQIYYTINVTKQRISDLDESLFTCLPVDVYTDVKNWVTHASEAEFSKCCSRQKDKFSRLESKQKLSRSDVPVSQMSDDATVETACHLLGNTSNKAAELRSDCVQVLKQSKPPPSNISKEERAALRELKEDKDITILPADKGRATVILNKTDYQDKANDLLNDTNTYKPLKRDPTSMYRNQLIEVLQSLRDEGVINVITYRQLYPTSSDTPKFYGLPKVHKDACPLRPIVSSCGSITYNTAKFISKILSPLVGSTPRHLKNSEDLVTKLSAIKLADNESLISYDVSALFTSVPVDESLFIKRVTLTTSLSISTLCIPQLSLRLSERTISV; the protein is encoded by the exons ATGTCTACACCACAACAGTTTAAACTACCCAAACGTCTTGAAAGCGAGTTTGGCCGGATGGCCTTAAAGAATTTTCGATCTTTGGAATTTATGGAGCGAAAACTAGCGAGATTCCGGAACCACCTTCACTTCACGATGCATTGTAAACATCATGGATTGTATCCACCCAGTTTGAGTCTTAAAACAGCGGTTAAAGGGCCCCATGCTCAACGGATTATTCAGAACACGCAACATCTTCTTCTGAATGAAAGGATTCGTCAAATTTACTACACCATTAATGTCACGAAACAAAGAATCTCTGACTTGGATGAAAGCTTGTTTACCTGTTTACCGGTTGATGTGTACACCGACGTCAAGAATTGGGTCACCCACGCTAGTGAGGCTGAGTTTTCCAAGTGTTGCTCCCGTCAGAAAGATAAGTTCTCCCGGTTAGAAAGCAAACAGAAACTTTCCCGTTCTGATGTCCCTGTCTCACAAATGAGTGATGATGCGA CGGTTGAAACAGCCTGTCATTTATTAGGAAACACCAGTAATAAAGCCGCAGAACTAAGATCTGATTGCGTACAAGTTCTCAAGCAAAGCAAGCCTCCTCCTAGTAACATCAGTAAAGAGGAAAGAGCTGCCCTACGTGAACTTAAAGAGGACAAGGACATAACAATCTTACCCGCTGATAAAGGGCGTGCAACGGTGATTTTGAATAAGACCGATTATCAAGATAAAGCCAACGATCTTCTTAATGACACTAATACTTATAAGCCGCTTAAGCGTGACCCAACATCGATGTATCGCAATCAGCTTATTGAAGTTCTTCAATCACTTCGTGATGAAGGTGTTATTAATGTAATCACTTATCGTCAATTGTACCCCACTTCATCGGACACTCCAAAGTTCTACGGACTACCTAAAGTGCATAAGGACGCGTGCCCTCTCAGACCCATTGTGTCAAGTTGTGGGTCTATAACCTACAATACTGCCAAATTTATTTCTAAGATACTTTCACCATTAGTTGGCAGTACACCCAGACATCTCAAGAACAGTGAGGACTTGGTAACCAAATTATCTGCTATCAAACTCGCGGACAATGAAAGTCTGATCTCGTATGATGTGAGCGCTTTATTTACCAGCGTTCCTGTGGATGAAAGTTTGTTTATAAAACGTGTGACATTGACAACTTCACTATCCATCTCAACTCTGTGCATCCCGCAATTAAGTTTACGGTTGAGCGAGAGGACAATCAGTGTATAG
- the LOC140145683 gene encoding uncharacterized protein, with protein sequence MLDALIRRDLEGSLSFSVYRKATHTDQYLNFNSHQPLEHKLGVIRTLKHRANVISSDHEKLEQELHHVQQALSVCGYTKWAWNLTGSNKITPKPLAQRDTPTVGHISLPYIQGVTEALSRKIRKAGVTVHVRPINTIRNMLVSPKDKVSKSDRTCVVYDIQCEDCDSRYIGETERPLCKRLKEHKRESSPVGSHMKTHSHQFKPEEVDILNTDSRWFQRGVKESIYIAAHNPDLNKDRGRHHLPAVYQPVILSCDSDVISKSHDQNPAPVNHS encoded by the coding sequence ATGTTAGATGCTCTTATCCGAAGGGATTTGGAAGGATCACTCTCATTCAGCGTGTACAGAAAAGCTACTCACACTGATCAGTACTTAAATTTCAATAGCCATCAACCTCTCGAGCACAAACTGGGTGTTATAAGAACACTTAAACACCGTGCCAATGTCATCTCTTCTGACCATGAGAAGCTGGAACAAGAACTTCATCATGTTCAACAAGCATTGTCGGTCTGTGGCTACACTAAATGGGCCTGGAACTTAACTGGCAGTAACAAGATCACTCCTAAGCCTCTTGCTCAACGTGATACCCCCACGGTGGGTCACATAAGTCTGCCTTACATCCAAGGGGTTACGGAAGCCCTCAGCAGGAAGATCAGGAAAGCAGGGGTAACTGTTCATGTCCGGCCTATTAACACTATCCGCAATATGCTTGTCAGTCCTAAAGACAAAGTTAGCAAATCCGACCGTACATGTGTTGTCTACGATATTCAATGTGAAGACTGTGACTCTCGGTATATTGGAGAGACAGAAAGACCCCTTTGCAAACGGTTGAAAGAACATAAGCGCGAGAGCTCACCGGTTGGGTCCCACATGAAAACTCATAGTCATCAATTCAAGCCTGAGGAAGTGGACATCTTAAATACAGACTCTAGATGGTTCCAGCGGGGGGTGAAAGAATCCATATACATTGCTGCTCACAACCCGGATCTCAATAAGGACAGGGGCCGCCACCACCTACCAGCCGTCTACCAACCTGTCATCCTGTCATGTGACTCTGACGTCATATCTAAGTCACATGACCAAAATCCTGCTCCAGTCAACCACTCTTGA